The Streptomyces sp. NBC_00236 DNA window CGCCGACGAGCCCGTTGCCGGTACCGGGACCGCCACTGGAGGTGGCCAGGTGCAGTACCGCGAGGGCCGTGCCGGCCATCCCCACCGCGATGGCCGACATCCCGCCGGTGCGGGCGTTGCCGGTGCCGATCCGGCCGCGGGCGCGGGCCAGGGCCAGCCAGCCGATGACCAGGCCGATCAGTCCTACCCCGAGGGCCAGGTTGGCCCCGGTGCGTCCGTCGCCGATGATGCCGCCCTCGGCGGCCGTCATCAGCGCTGCTGAAGCACTCATACCGCTCTCCTCCTCCTACGCCGTCGCTGATTGAGCTCTCCGATACGCCTCGATCCTGCGCCCGGGCACCTCGGCCGGTCGTCCAGCAGGTGCGGACACTTTCCCCTGCCGCCACTGCGGCATCCGGATAGCGCGGACGCGGCAGACGGCGCGCGGGTA harbors:
- a CDS encoding DUF6223 family protein; amino-acid sequence: MSASAALMTAAEGGIIGDGRTGANLALGVGLIGLVIGWLALARARGRIGTGNARTGGMSAIAVGMAGTALAVLHLATSSGGPGTGNGLVGAVVAVPLGLGGVFLGRRALTRSRRSGLPPDRATA